Part of the Sorghum bicolor cultivar BTx623 chromosome 1, Sorghum_bicolor_NCBIv3, whole genome shotgun sequence genome, ATTAATCTGGGTCAACGACCCAAGTAGACCAGGTTCATGAGTCAAATTGGTCAGTAAGAATATAGCACATGGAAGAAGTTGCAGGGGACAAATCAGAAAAGCAAAAGAACAGGACTCTTCTCTTCTTACCTCTGTTTTCAAGTCTAGTTGTGatttttctcttgtttatttaacTTTGTGGTTTTGCCCTTATTTTTTCAAAACAAAGGCAGAGTTTACCCATGTTCCATTAAGAGGAGTTAACAGTGTCGGTTCAGCTAAAAAATACTACTTTTCCATGTGAATTTGACCCAAGTTTTTTAGTACTCTGATTTTATCCTCTATTTTAACCCATGTTTTCAGATCGGACGACTAATCGCGATTAGTTGTCCTTATCGTAACTGCGTGCTCGATAAGTTTCGTCGATTCGATCAGGTCGATCAGAAACCTTATCGTCCGATTAGATGTGATTAGTCGCGATTAGTCGTCCGATAAGTGTAGCAGGACGATAAGTTGAGCCAGTACAGGAATATTGTATTTAGGCCTGTAGGAAGAATTCGGCCCACCTTAAGCCGGCCCATTAGGGTAAGAAAAGAACAAGAGTGAGTGAGTGGAGTGGATGAGTGAGTGTGTGTCCAGGAGGCAGGAGCTGCAGCCGCCGGCATCCTGCTCTCCCTCACAGCCGGCGTCCAGCTCTGCTCCTGCTCTCCCTCACAGCCGGCGTCCAGGACACGTCCGCGCGACTCCAGCTCCGCCCGCGACTGCCATCTCCGCCCGCGCGAGCTGCAGCCGCCGGCGTCCGCACTTCCGCCCGCGCGAGCTGCAGCCGCCGGCGCACGTCCGCCTGCGCCTCCACTTCCGCCCGCGAGAGCTGCAGCCGCCGGCGTCCGCACGTCCACCTGCGCCTCCACCTCCGCCCGCGAGAGCTGCAGCCGCCGGCGTCCGCACATCCGCCTGCGCCTTCACCTCCACCCGCGAGAGCTGCAGGCACCAGTGGATCCGCCCGCCTGCATCAAGATGAGCCACTCCTCTGAAGGTTAGCAGTCCGCCTTTGCTGTTGTGACTTATGAACTGCCTGCTACCTCAAGCGTGCTACGGTGCTACCTCAAATTATGCCATGAATTCATATATTTACAtcatatatatagtatatacaTGGTCGATCAGGTTATCTAGGCATAAGGACGACTAAATGTCCGATCAGCCCGATCAGACCGACTAATCGACCCTGATCGACGACTAATCGCGATTAGTCGTCTGATCGGTGGTCAAACAACTAGATTCGATAATACGATCTGAAAACATGGATTTTAACATCAAATATTTGGACagcatttttgaaaaaaaaaataatatttgcaAATATTTCAATCTAAGTTTAACAAGTCGCACATGCTTAGTCAACCATCAGCGGAAGCTGGGAGGGTTAGGATAAGTTCAGGGGTTAGTAGCACCTTTTTTTACTTTCATTCATTTATCCAGCATTCAGCTAACAGAGTCTATAACAGGCGCGAATGGTGGCTTTGGATTCAAAAAACAAGGGTAAAACCACAAAGCTGAAAAAGGAATAGGTAAAATCACAATTGGCCTTCAAAACAGGTGCAAGAACAACAATCTTCCAAAAGAAAATTGGGCTCAATTCAATTTtcgtaaaaaaaatgaaaacataAATTGGGCTCAATTCGTCACTGGTTCATGGCACACAGAGCAGGTATCCATGAATCATCTGTAGATCTAATATTTCTTTGTTTTCCATTGTGATTTTGAGGATTCGATTCGTGCTGCTACTTTGTTTGGAGGTAAAAAAGGCAATTCCTTATCTCTAGGAAGATTTGTTCTTGTTTCCAATAGATAATTTGGTATCAATTGAGTTTTCTCATGTGTGGATCTGCTTCCCTCCACACAATCCCCTTTGTTGCTCGAGATCTCACAGTAACGAGTCTACAACTGTTTTCCTCATTTCCCTCCCTGTATGCATTCTAGTATGATCCTATATTCATGTTTTTGAATTGATCCAATGATGTTGTGCAATGACCATATTCCTGTATTActgtttttaaaaaaaattgacacAATGGAGTTGTGCAATGATGATATGCTCCTATATTACTGTTTTGTAAAATGATGAGGCAATGTGATTGATGGTTCGATCATATAAGTATATAACTGATCTTTCTTTTGTGAAGTGATGCATTTATGATTTTCAGTTTTCTTGCAGTTCCTCTCCCTATGCATATGACCATTGCAAATAATGTCTTCATCTCTGCTATTTCTGTTGTTCCAGAGCAGAACTCAGCAGCCTAAAATGTGATGAATAAACAAGCTTGCTAATTCTATTGTACCTGAGCACAGCTCCATTGCATATGATGAGTACTAATTCTGTTGTACTTGAGCATTGTTCCATTGCATATGATGTGTTCATTTTCCCTACTTGTTTGCTATGATATTATGAGCAGATCTCTATTGCTAATGATGTATGCCTTTTTGACAATTATGCTATGTTCCATGAACGAGATAACAAGCTTGGGCAGCTTTCTTTCATCAAGAAAAAGACAGGGAAAAGATAGGGTAGGAGAAATCAATAGCAAGATCAAGGACAGGGGTTTCACATATAAATATGTCATAATCACATAATCTTAGTTCAAGTCATTGTCATCAACATTTTAATTTGGAACATGATGCAAATGTGTTCTGCAATTTAATGCAAATTGGCCCTCCGTATGATAGACCTGGAGGTGGACTAGTGGTATCCTCACCACTTTATGCAGAAGGTAACCGGACCATGTTGTATACAGCCAACAAAACAAAATGAGCTAGTATGTGCCTGTTCGAATTCACATGCAATCCAGGCAACCAAACATGCATTGTCCATAACTCCATATAGTGAAACAGGCAACCAAACAAAGAGGTCCTGTGATAGAGGCGTATGTCACGGGCCTATCAGGCCTAGAGTGGCAGTATAGCCCATTAGTGTTAGGGTTAATTAGAGATGAAGGTGCCTTCCATAGGAGTCAAGTAAGCCTTTCTTAGGGGTGAAGTAAACCTCTCTATATAAGGAGATGAGATGTTTCAATCTAATCAGAAAAGAATTAGAAGGGAAAAAAAATTCTCTCTTGCCCGGCCGTAGGCAAGGCCCCTGGCCAGCCCCCTCTCCCCCTCGCAATCTCAGCCGCCCTCGCAACGATTAGCCGCCACCATAACATCCTGCATGTGCGAAGCCTGGCTGGCTAGGGCATGCATCCTATATATGAGCCAGGCTGGGCTCACGTTCTTATGGAGCTGAAAGTGCAATTTGCAAGTACTAGGACCCAGATGAGAATTCAGAAAAAGTTTTAAGGACCGCTAGTGCAATTTACTCCTGAACGAATTTAAGGTATTTGATTTATCAGGTTTTAAAATGGGCAGATTATCTATTGCCCAAGCAAATAAAATGGCCTTAGTATGATAAACGCTTAGAATAAATGTTTAATTTGAAATTCCATATGCCCATAGCAACGCATGGGCCATTACCTAGTATGAACACAAAATATCATCACAATTACAAACTCTCTACAACTAAACTGGAGTTTAATGGTGTGTTTCCTATGCATGATAAAAGAAAGCCATTGTGTACCAGATTCAATTCCATAAATTGTATGGAAACTGGCATGCAGCAATTAGCCCAACTGAACATAAAATGGAAATCATGCAACAAAATCAGAGTAGTttttagggcactcccaatgcaagactctatcatggagtccaagacaattaattacatattatttatggtattttgctgatgtggcaccatatttattgaagaaagaggtagaaaaaataagactccaagtcttatttagactccaaatccacattgttcgaggtaataaatgactttagactccatgatagagtctgtattgtgagtgcccttagtccTACCTCATGGCTTTGTAATTCTACTGCACGATTgacattttaaattttaaatgatTAGTCCTGAATACGATAGGTGGAATTCATATAATTAACCCTTTGGACTTATCTCCACAGGTACACATGAATAATTTCTAGAGTTCCAACTGATGGCATTTAATTATGGCTCATGGCATAATTGGTTGGTTCTAGTCCTCAGATTTTCTCAATTCCTTTGTAATAGTGATATGTTCCAACACGGGGGCTCATTGAAGTTTTTGACTTTTTGTTGTTTCAAACAGTCACAAGCATAACAGAAAAGGAGCTATTTTAACAAAATAAAATCACCATTCACCAGAATTATTGCTTTCTTTGATGAGTTGATGAACTTACAAATTCATTGGACATGAAGCAGAGTCCTGCAAAACAAGCGAGTCCTCAAGTAAGTACACATCACATTTTGCACACAAAATTTTACAAGACGTAGGTGCAATAAATCTAGAAACCAAATGAGTTCAGAGTTGTATGATAATCGTGCAGTATTTCTTGCaattcaagcaatatgtaactGATGCCAGTAACATGGTAAGCATGTCTAGATGCATCAGGATTTTAAGAAACCTTGAATCCAGAGGAGTTTATAGGAAATTTTTTCCATGTACAATTCTTGTGCCAAACTACTCAAGACTGGCTAGCATCAATCTTTTACAAAGTATAAAAGCACAGTGAAGAAGTAGTATACAAACTTACAGAGACACTAACCTGTCAGGTAGTCCTCAACATCAAGGCCAAACTCCCCAGAGGACACTGAAAAAGCCAGGATAAGAAAACGAACTTAGATGCCGTGAGACGCTATACTAAATTACCAAATACCACAATGCAACTATTACAACAATGGACAGGGCCCTGACATACATCCTAGCTTCTCCTGGGCTTCAGCATGCATGAGTAGGCCCCCAGTCTCCAGCCAGTGCGTGAACGCAAGCATCGACACCGCCATCTGTGTCTCGGTCCTCCAATCACCATGGTACCTAAGCCACAACCGTCCAAACACGAGACATGACACATTTCCTTCCAAAACCCGATTGCTAACAACCTGGAAATAGATGCGCCAATATGGATGAAACAATTCACCTGTAGTACTGACCAGGGCACTCCTTGAGGACCTCCGCCAGCCGGGCATACAGCCCCTTGATCACCTCCACCTGCGCCTTGGCCTTCACGAGCACGTCTGCGTGAAGAGAGAAGAGGGTAAACAGTCCCGGAGTAAGCAACGAGATTACGCGCAACAGTGTGGGTGTGGAGAAACCCTAGAAGAAGTGAAATGGGGGAGAAGGGGACTTGAACCTGCGAGGGGGACGGGCTGGTGGACGAGGAGGAGAGCGGCGGTGGCGACGCGGGAGGCGGACTCGATCTCGGCGACGACGGCGCGGATGCGGTCGCGGAGGGTGGAAGAGTCGTCGAGCTGCGCGCGGAAGAGCTCGAACTGCGCGTCCATGATGGGAGAAGGCAACCGCGGCGGGGGCTGGGAATCGGGGGCGGCGGAGGCGTGGGGAGGCGCAGGTGAGCAGAAGCGGCGCAGCGGAGGAAGTACGAGGGAGGATCTACGGTGAGGAAGGAGGGCGGCGAGAGGAGGCGAGAGGGAGGCAGCGGCGGCGCGGAGACGGAGCGCGGCGGCGGTAGCGGTGGCTGTTGCGGCTGCGGGTCTCATTGCGGAGTGGGGTTTTGGAGATGTTTTTGATGGCGGAGTCAGGGGAGGCGTGGCGTGCGTGGGAGCAAGGACGGGCAGGAGAGAGAGGCTAATTTTGAGCTGGGCCGGACTTGGAACATAAGCCCAAAATCCTAGCAACAACAGGCCTTGCTCGAGCAGGCCTACCTGATCTGTTATTTCAGTTTTTCCGTACTAAAGTGGAATTTTTATATTCTtgctttcattttttttatgaaaatgcaGTAAGTTTTGTGAATCAAGGCATATGCTGCCATAATACGTTACATCTAGATATATAGTAAAATTGTTATatcaaaaaagtcaaaataaCTTATATTGGAACAAAGGGAGTAAATGCATCGCGATTTGTCTCCATATGTTTCACCACGGGTATGGTGGGGCCACGCAAAATTCCATTAAATCAACCCACATTATCTGGAGACTAGTTTTGCACATCTTTTATTGTACCTTTGGCAATAGGATGTATGAACTGATACCATGTATCTCAGTATGAGTGTAAATACATTATGGTGCCTATCGGTAGAACCACTTGAACACGCTCCATGGatgctttttatttcattttcattCTATGGATGTTGAGGTTGAACTGCACAAACAGTATGTGTCAGCGGCCCTCCCATGCACCTCTTGTGGGATGAACTTGCGGTAAGCTATCTCCTTTGAATGATGTTTTTGTGGTTCCTCCACTATAAAAAGGCCAAAAACTTGGCAGAAATTCAGTTTTATTAAAaaagaggaagagaggagaggagaaagaAGGTAGGAGTTAGAGTCTTAGAGATTCCACCGTTCATAttagttcataggtacaattaGTAGTATTTACCTAGGTATTAGATTTTAATATATAGTAGCATGTAGatggtagatctagatagtaattACATTAGATTAAGTAGTTTCTAGATTTAGTTTAACTAGTTCACATTTGTGTTACAGTTAGATTAGGTATTCTCTTGATTTGTGCAAGAATTTAGGTTACATTAGTTTTTCTCCTACTATTTTGAATAaactttttaataaatatttataataGCTTGTTTCCATTACTAAGCTTTAACTGAAAAATCAATATCGGTCGTGTAAACCATGAGGATAGGTATTCATAGGTGATATATCTCTATAAATTATCATGGGCTACCATAGACCGGTTGAACTCTCTATATGAAGAGCTAGCTAGCTTATCACTATATCTCCTTATTGAATAAAATATTCTATATGATCTTTAACATTGTTGGAGACACCCTTTTCACACGTGCACAAATCATGCATGCCAAACTAAACTACAAAATTTACGAGGCACGGTGGAGGAACGGTGTGCTCTAG contains:
- the LOC8059310 gene encoding translin isoform X2, which translates into the protein MRPAAATATATAAALRLRAAAASLSPPLAALLPHRRSSLVLPPLRRFCSPAPPHASAAPDSQPPPRLPSPIMDAQFELFRAQLDDSSTLRDRIRAVVAEIESASRVATAALLLVHQPVPLADVLVKAKAQVEVIKGLYARLAEVLKECPGQYYRYHGDWRTETQMAVSMLAFTHWLETGGLLMHAEAQEKLGLSSGEFGLDVEDYLTGLCFMSNEFDAEPAQ
- the LOC8059310 gene encoding translin isoform X1, whose protein sequence is MRPAAATATATAAALRLRAAAASLSPPLAALLPHRRSSLVLPPLRRFCSPAPPHASAAPDSQPPPRLPSPIMDAQFELFRAQLDDSSTLRDRIRAVVAEIESASRVATAALLLVHQPVPLADVLVKAKAQVEVIKGLYARLAEVLKECPGQYYRYHGDWRTETQMAVSMLAFTHWLETGGLLMHAEAQEKLGLSSGEFGLDVEDYLTGLCFMSNEFPRFVVNRVTAGDYDCPKRVLGFLTDLHASFRMLNLRNDFLRKKFDGMKYDLRRVEEVYYDVKIRGLVPVELKQETQS